A genomic window from Corticium candelabrum chromosome 8, ooCorCand1.1, whole genome shotgun sequence includes:
- the LOC134183161 gene encoding tRNA pseudouridine synthase Pus10-like isoform X1, with translation MSTELASVKLLEQLESFGCCRRCILRFLSDENLLEPCTRPGKVLGCISTNSQGHSGICFSGEKKVNDEDHDIEGNPKKVPRTNDDIDIRDNWTTSDQEVCMSCLGLLQEKTVADQVEQIYEAVKKSDYEFHSVSLSVSSPLALMVMQHSMLASISVESRAALTENICSVKDVYKELICQQLETKLKSFHSFQSPFEVEITLLHHESEHIVKDICRGSAVTSSLITHILSDISVQEFLKYCPRPPMAYKTACSVSKVRCHHLPVFVAGRYCKYSRSISQTPWLLDGVRKGHASVQEIICPRIQDRWKADSVRFSSSGREDIDVRMLGQGRPFVVELINPHRSFVPLTDFEKLQQEINSDTSDVSVRDLQLVGRESTKHLKEGEEMKKKTYCALVKVEKHVDQTDCNYLNSLKDIVLKQKTPLRVMHRRSVACRERIVYQVSSSLVDSHHIRLCLVSQAGTYVKEFVHGDMGRTVPSVRTLLQTSAEVIALDVASVETDWPPVVAEM, from the exons GTTTTGGGTTGTATTTCAACTAATTCGCAAGGACATTCGGGAATATGTTTTTCTGGTGAAAAGAAAGTCAATGACGAAGATCATGATATTGAAGGAAACCCTAAAAAAGTTCCACGAACTAATGATGATATAGATATTAGGGATAATTGGACAACGTCAGATCAAGAGGTGTGTATGTCTTGCCTTGGATTGCTACAGGAGAAGACTGTTGCTGATCAAGTAGAACAG ATCTATGAAGCAGTGAAGAAATCAGATTATGAGTTCCACTCTGTGTCTTTATCAGTATCATCTCCGTTAGCTTTGATGGTTATGCAG CACTCAATGTTGGCTTCGATCTCAGTGGAAAGTCG AGCTGCTCTGACTGAAAACATTTGTTCAGTGAAAGATGTCTACAAAGAATTGATCTGTCAGCAACTTGAGACAAAACTGAAATCATTTCACTCATTTCAA AGTCCATTCGAAGTTGAAATCACTTTACTGCATCACGAATCAGAACATATTGTTAAGGATATTTGCAGAGGCAGTGCAGTGACTTCATCACTGATTACACACATTTTATCTGATATAAGTGTACAGGAGTTTCTAAA ATACTGTCCTAGACCACCAATGGCATACAAAACGGCCTGCTCTGTCTCCAAAGTCCGATGTCATCACTTGCCGGTGTTTGTTGCAG GTCGGTACTGTAAATATTCTCGATCTATTAGTCAAACGCCGTGGTTGTTGGATGGAGTACGCAAAGGGCATGCTTCAGTTCAA gAAATCATCTGTCCTAGGATACAGGATAGGTGGAAAGCAGACA GTGTCAGGTTTTCTTCATCTGGTCGTGAGGACATTGATGTCAGGATGTTAGGACAAG GTCGACCCTTTGTAGTTGAGCTAATTAATCCACACAGATCATTTGTTCCATTGACAGACTTTGAAAAGCTGCAACAA gaGATAAATTCAGATACAAGTGATGTGTCTGTTCGTGACCTTCAACTGGTAGGAAG AGAAAGCACAAAACACCTCAAGGAAGGCGAAGAAATGAAGAAGAAAACTTACTG TGCTCTAGTGAAAGTTGAAAAACATGTTGATCAAACTGACTGCAATTATTTGAATTCACTAAAG GATATCGTTCTAAAGCAGAAGACTCCTTTACGAGTAATGCATCG GCGATCTGTGGCATGCAGAGAACGTATTGTTTATCAAGTGTCGAGCTCACTGGTTGACAGTCACCACATCCGTCTTTGCCTCGTTTCTCAAGCAGGAAC TTACGTGAAAGAATTTGTTCATGGCGACATGGGAAGAACTGTTCCCAGCGTACGAACTCTACTTCAAACTTCAGCAGAAGTTATTGCACTTGATGTGGCG AGTGTGGAGACAGACTGGCCGCCTGTCGTGGCAGAAATGTGA
- the LOC134183161 gene encoding tRNA pseudouridine synthase Pus10-like isoform X2 → MSTELASVKLLEQLESFGCCRRCILRFLSDENLLEPCTRPGKVLGCISTNSQGHSGICFSGEKKVNDEDHDIEGNPKKVPRTNDDIDIRDNWTTSDQEVCMSCLGLLQEKTVADQVEQIYEAVKKSDYEFHSVSLSVSSPLALMVMQHSMLASISVESRAALTENICSVKDVYKELICQQLETKLKSFHSFQSPFEVEITLLHHESEHIVKDICRGSAVTSSLITHILSDISVQEFLKYCPRPPMAYKTACSVSKVRCHHLPVFVAGRYCKYSRSISQTPWLLDGVRKGHASVQEIICPRIQDRWKADSVRFSSSGREDIDVRMLGQGRPFVVELINPHRSFVPLTDFEKLQQEINSDTSDVSVRDLQLVGRESTKHLKEGEEMKKKTYCALVKVEKHVDQTDCNYLNSLKDIVLKQKTPLRVMHRERIVYQVSSSLVDSHHIRLCLVSQAGTYVKEFVHGDMGRTVPSVRTLLQTSAEVIALDVASVETDWPPVVAEM, encoded by the exons GTTTTGGGTTGTATTTCAACTAATTCGCAAGGACATTCGGGAATATGTTTTTCTGGTGAAAAGAAAGTCAATGACGAAGATCATGATATTGAAGGAAACCCTAAAAAAGTTCCACGAACTAATGATGATATAGATATTAGGGATAATTGGACAACGTCAGATCAAGAGGTGTGTATGTCTTGCCTTGGATTGCTACAGGAGAAGACTGTTGCTGATCAAGTAGAACAG ATCTATGAAGCAGTGAAGAAATCAGATTATGAGTTCCACTCTGTGTCTTTATCAGTATCATCTCCGTTAGCTTTGATGGTTATGCAG CACTCAATGTTGGCTTCGATCTCAGTGGAAAGTCG AGCTGCTCTGACTGAAAACATTTGTTCAGTGAAAGATGTCTACAAAGAATTGATCTGTCAGCAACTTGAGACAAAACTGAAATCATTTCACTCATTTCAA AGTCCATTCGAAGTTGAAATCACTTTACTGCATCACGAATCAGAACATATTGTTAAGGATATTTGCAGAGGCAGTGCAGTGACTTCATCACTGATTACACACATTTTATCTGATATAAGTGTACAGGAGTTTCTAAA ATACTGTCCTAGACCACCAATGGCATACAAAACGGCCTGCTCTGTCTCCAAAGTCCGATGTCATCACTTGCCGGTGTTTGTTGCAG GTCGGTACTGTAAATATTCTCGATCTATTAGTCAAACGCCGTGGTTGTTGGATGGAGTACGCAAAGGGCATGCTTCAGTTCAA gAAATCATCTGTCCTAGGATACAGGATAGGTGGAAAGCAGACA GTGTCAGGTTTTCTTCATCTGGTCGTGAGGACATTGATGTCAGGATGTTAGGACAAG GTCGACCCTTTGTAGTTGAGCTAATTAATCCACACAGATCATTTGTTCCATTGACAGACTTTGAAAAGCTGCAACAA gaGATAAATTCAGATACAAGTGATGTGTCTGTTCGTGACCTTCAACTGGTAGGAAG AGAAAGCACAAAACACCTCAAGGAAGGCGAAGAAATGAAGAAGAAAACTTACTG TGCTCTAGTGAAAGTTGAAAAACATGTTGATCAAACTGACTGCAATTATTTGAATTCACTAAAG GATATCGTTCTAAAGCAGAAGACTCCTTTACGAGTAATGCATCG AGAACGTATTGTTTATCAAGTGTCGAGCTCACTGGTTGACAGTCACCACATCCGTCTTTGCCTCGTTTCTCAAGCAGGAAC TTACGTGAAAGAATTTGTTCATGGCGACATGGGAAGAACTGTTCCCAGCGTACGAACTCTACTTCAAACTTCAGCAGAAGTTATTGCACTTGATGTGGCG AGTGTGGAGACAGACTGGCCGCCTGTCGTGGCAGAAATGTGA